Proteins from one Drosophila gunungcola strain Sukarami chromosome 3R, Dgunungcola_SK_2, whole genome shotgun sequence genomic window:
- the LOC128251756 gene encoding uncharacterized protein LOC128251756: MGASNSKPQTVQMANPMPFVITRDVVERIEATAKNSKLGTTLCEKCTQKPDLGSSSGVPVTMEHSPKEVRDMQPVPVAKSWKKRSMEVEETEFGKSLQRVQELFGQPVNWAKNYEGEIGKFEEELIHCYQRYPNEPLQCSNLARQYHRFVFAKQNAEISKMKVDPDGSGDPRAPKSSRDTGKPR; the protein is encoded by the coding sequence ATGGGTGCGAGCAACAGCAAGCCACAGACGGTGCAGATGGCCAATCCAATGCCGTTTGTGATTACCCGGGATGTGGTGGAAAGAATCGAGGCCACTGCCAAGAACTCTAAATTGGGTACCACCCTCTGCGAAAAATGTACGCAGAAGCCCGATTTAGGATCAAGTTCCGGTGTCCCCGTTACGATGGAACATAGCCCAAAGGAAGTTCGAGATATGCAGCCAGTTCCAGTGGCCAAGTCCTGGAAAAAGCGCTCCATGGAGGTCGAGGAAACGGAGTTCGGAAAATCACTGCAGCGGGTTCAAGAGCTCTTTGGCCAGCCCGTAAATTGGGCCAAGAATTATGAAGGCGAGATTGGGAAATTCGAGGAGGAACTGATCCACTGCTATCAACGGTATCCCAACGAACCCCTGCAGTGCTCCAATTTGGCCAGACAGTATCACAGGTTCGTGTTCGCCAAGCAGAACGCCGAAATATCTAAAATGAAAGTGGACCCCGATGGTTCCGGTGATCCGAGGGCACCCAAGTCATCCAGAGATACTGGGAAACCACGTTGA